Genomic DNA from Nitrosarchaeum koreense MY1:
TCAGGTACAGTGATCCCAGGTGGAACTGTCGGTTCAAACTTGAATCCCATATCAATTGGAAACACACCACCAGTTACCAGAATTGCACCACCTATTGCCATAACCATTGGTACATCAAACACAAGAAACCTTGGAAAGTGTACAGCCATCAATCCAAGCATTACAAGAGGCAAGAGAAACACGTGTTGTGCATAGAATCGTAACACAAAGTCTGAAAATCCACTACCAAACATTGCATCACGAATTGTCGGTCCGGCTATCGGAATTGAAGTGGTAAGAGATGCCGCTATGCTAATTGCAAGTTCTGCTCTTTCACTAAATATTACATCGTAGCCAGTAAATGCTTCTAGAATTGTAACGGTTCCAAGAATTACACCAGTTGCCCATAAGATTTCATTTCTAATTTTGTATCTTCCACTAAAGTATTGGTAATACATGTGTAAAATTGCTAAAAGAACCATGGCATTGGAACCATGATAGTGAATATTTCTAATGTGAAAACCAAATGGTACTTCATCATTGATAAACTGGACACTATCCCAAGCTCTATCCAACATTGGTTGGTAGTAAAACATTAGAAGTGCACCAGAAATTCCAAGAATTACAAACACAACAAATGTAAGCATTCCCAAGAACCCAAATGGACTTACAAATCTAGCAGGAAATGAAAATTTAATTGCAGTAAAAATTGTTCTGTCTAGTCCATCCCAGAGCCAGTAAAAAAAGGCAACTGCCCCAGTACGTCTATGAAGCGAAACGGCCATATCCAATTACTCCATTATCATTCACACCCCATGTTGGTGGTAAAACCCATAAAAAGCCATCTGCATCAGATTCAAAATTTAATTGTGCTAATGTATTAGATGGTGCAGCTTGTAATGATGCAGGTCCAGCAAATGCTGTTCCTGTTGTAGGATCATACATACTTCCATGACAAGGACATTCTCCTCTCTTTCGTCCTTCTTCAGGCCAGTATTTCCATAAACACCAAAGATGAAGACACACCATGCTGTATGCTCGAAAAGATGAAACGTTTTGTTTATCCCCGCCAAGTTCTTGCGGCAATCTAATGAATTGCCATTTTCTAAATGCTTCTGCATCAAGTGCTGGATCACCAGTACTAGGATATGTAATTACTTCAGAATGATTAATGGGAAATGTTTTGACGTTTGCTTGAGTGCCATCAGGTAAAATGACTTTAACTTTTTCGAGAGTTGCCTGTGAAGGATTTGGCATGAAATTTCCAAATGGAACAAAAGGAGCAAAAGCCAACCCAGTGCCTGCAGCCCCCATTAACTTTAGAAAATCCCTTCGAGATAATCCGCCAGACTTTTTTGTCCCCTGCTCAGACATTCAAGCTGTCGTACTCGCCAAATTGCTTATAAACCTTATTCAATAATTTGTTTGTTTTTGTCTAAGAATCAAAAATAGAACAATTCCGATCGCAATCCCAACTCCAATGCCAATAGATAATCCAATATTAAAAGACGAATTATCATTATTATCATTTATTATTATTTGAGAATCATTTGTGATGGTTTGAGAATTATTTGTGATGGTTTGATCAATAATTTCAGAATTAGTTTCGTTTTTAAAAGTTGACATAATTTCTGTGTTATTTAATTGAGTTTGTAATGGCTGATTTTTTGAAGAAATGTTTGAAAATTTAGCTGCGAGTGTAATTGATTCTGTAGTTTCATCTCCACCAAACAATGTAGTATGAGCTAAAAGAGAATATGTTCCTGTTTGATTTATTGGGACATAAAGTACAGTAGAATTATTATCTTTGTTTTTTACTGGATAGAATCCACCACCTTGACTAAAAACAGAATTACCTAACCAATCAAGTGAAGGCCATCCAAGAAAATGGCCAAATACTCCTGATGGCATATTAGATTGAATTATTTTTCCTTTAGGATCAACAACAAATACTGACAAGTTTGTGTCATCAGATTTCCAAGATAATTCTATTGCTGCAGAATTTATCGAGTCATCAACTACATCAAAATAATATTGTCTCCAATCACCTGCCATGTATCTATTTGCCATATCAAATGCGCCCTTGACATAACCATTACCATAAAGAATATCATTACTTTGCTTTCCATCAATTAATACAAGTGAATCTTTTTGATTAATTGGTTCCTTAACAACAAATGATACTGGAGTATTTACAGTATGATTTTTTCCTTCAAATGATATGAATCCCTGATAGTTACCAGATTGAAAATCATTTTGTGCAATTAAAGAGACATTTAATTTTGCAACATCGTTTGCAGGTACAGTAATTGTCTCAAACTCTGGCCAGATTACAGACCATTTATCTTTTTGATAATAGCTTGCAGATAATGTGTATTCCATTGAAGTTGAATTTTGTTTTGTGTCACCGAGATAGTAAGAGTATCTAGTTGGAGTTGGATACACACCGACTAGTGGGATTCCTTTGAATTTTTCATTTGGTTCAGAGATTCTAAGTTCTTGAACTGTTCCCCATGATCCAGCTCTGCTAACCATTAACAATTCATTGCTAGATACATTAGTGTCATTGTTTTTATCAATCCAATCATAAAGATATAATGAAGAAATTTTCATGTCATTAGCATAAAGAACATCAGTTTTATTCATAAAATTATCAAATGGAAAATTAAGATTCAATATCATCAATGATGATTCAGCTGGAATTGAATTGTTATCAAAAAACTCGCCTAACTCTTTAGGGTTTTTGACATCAGATAGTTTGATGTAATTTGGAATAAATGCATCTGATTTGTTTAGCATAGGATCTTTTTGTTGTACTTTAGTTGTTCCATCATATAGAGTATTTTTGATCAAAGATATTGTAGTTGGTTTGATTGATATTTGAATTGGATTATCAGTTGGGTTTTCAATTGTAAAAGTTGTCTTAGTAGATTCACCAGGATGTAATTGGCCTGCAAACCAACTTGTCATAGGCATGGTCTTTGTTGGAAATTCAAATTTCTCAAATCCAAGGGATGTAGAGTTAATTGTTTCAAGTGGGGATTTTAAAATTTCTTTGATATTATTGTATGATACATCATTGTAAACAATAAATTTTCCATCTTCACCGTTTACAAAACTTAATGCAACACTTGCATCTACTAGTCCAGATCCTTGAGTGAATGGATCATTTTGAAGATCTTTTGCAGTAGACATTAGAATATTTTTAATTGTAAATGAATCATAATCTTTTGATTGTTTGTTTAGTCCCTCCATTAAAAGTGCTGCACTTCCAGAAACCAGAGGTGCTGCCATACTAGTTCCCCCAAATAATGAAAAAGATTCATCCTTTGAATCTTTTTTTGTTTTAATAACATTAGACGGAGTAAAACCATGAGCACCAATACTCATCAAGTCAGGTTTTGGATCACCAATGATTCCAGGGCCCCTACTTGAAAAATCTACTACATCATTAAAGTGAAAAGTGCCATTACCAAATCTAGGTTGATCCTTAAACGGACCATATCCAACATAGACATTATTTGTAGTAGCCCCTACTGTAATTCCAAATGGAGATGAGTTTGGCATTCCAATTGTTCCATATCCATGTCCAGAATTTCCAGCACTAGATACAATTGTTATTCCTGGATAATTATCATCAAGTGAATGAGGGGTAGCAAGTATGCTAAGTATTATAGAAAGAATATCCATTCCAGGTGCAGAATTAAATGATGGAAAATTTGAGATGCCCCAGCTGTTTGAAATTATATCCACTCTTGGTTTTCCAGTAAAATTCCAACTATGATCATTACTGTCAAAACCCGATAACCACAACCATGCATAAACAGTATCACCTACCCACAATGATTTTACAGGTACAATTTTTGCACCTGGTGCAACACCTGTGATAGTAAATTTACTGGTATTGTTGTAAATGTCATATGTCTGATTACCTTTTGATGTAATAGAAGAAGCACTTGATGTTCCATGTCCTGCAAAATCTGTCATCACTCCAAAAAACATTCCTTTAGAATCAAATGCAGGCAATAAAGTACCGTTAATTGCATTTAGTGTTTTATCAATATCTGACGTTTTGTTTTGAATTACACCATAAACATCTAGTACTTGAGCGCCAACTGTTCCTGCACTATAATCTGCTTTACCATCACCATTTGAATCATAAACGAGAAATTCATTTCCACTTCCTAAAATTATAGGTTTTTCATCAGTAAAATCAAAATCATATTTTGGTCTCTCTCCTGATTTTAAATCAAATCTAGTATAATCTTCCCAAGACGTACTCATATCGGGAATTATAGTATCGTAAACTCCAGCTGTATTAGAATCAACTACGAGTATAGGTACTACTTGTATTCTTGCTAATGGTCCTTCTAAACCTCCCTGATACATCACTCCAAAATGGTAAATTCCACTTTTTGATTTGATGTAATTTCTATTATCATTACCAATTTTCATATCAGTATCTAATATTCCTTCAAAGATAGGAGCATTTCCAGATTGAGGAAAAAAAGAGTTGTAAATTGGAATTTTTGTTCCTTTACCATTTTGAGAGATGTTTAAAAAAATTCCATCTCTTGTTTGATAAACAGATGAAGTCATTTCTTCTGGAAGTGGTTTTGTGTTGTTTCGAATGATTCCATCTTTATCAATGAATGCAAAAAAAGTGGAATTTGTAAGAATTATTCCTTGACCATCTGCATCAAGCATTATGGGATGATTGTTTTTGTCTCTAGCTAAAGAACTTCGTATATCAAGATTTGAAAAATCAACACCTGTATCTACTATTCCTATTTTAATTCCCTGTCCATTTACGTTGTATTTTGTTTGTGCCAAAGTAGAACCAGTTATTTCTCCAATTCTTGATGCATCAAGAATGGATATATCTGAATGAAAGTCTAGTTTGAAATCTTCTATCACAGTATATCCTTTAGAAATGAAATTTGAAATGGAATTTTCTGGAAGTACTGCAACATAAAAAAATCCTCCACCAGATTCAATCCCATAAAGAGAGTTATTTTTTAAAAAATTAGAGTCAGAGTCTGTTCCAAAAATAATGTACCGCTTAAAATTATTTTGTTTAAAAAAATCTGAATTTATTTTTATGATATCAGAATCAAATAAAACAGAATTGTTTGATGTTATCTTATTTTCAAGAGGTATGTCTCCACCTACATATGCATAAGAATTTACAAACATTCCTGAAACAAGAAGAATACAAAAAAGAATCGCCACTTTGGGCATTATGATAAATTTTTCCTTTCTTGCATTATTATAACTATCTTCTTCTGGCAAGTATTGCAATTTGAAGCGCCACAATGATTCCAATTGATGCCACAATTGGGAAAAATAAAGAGTTTAGTTGAGATGATGCTTCTTCAATGTTAAACACAGAATTTGATACCGAAGTTACGCTTGCATCAATATTTGTACTAGCATCTTCCAAAGTAGAACCAAATCTTTCAATTTCTGATTTTAGTGTGTCTAATTCATCTGATGTTTCTTTTAAAACTGAATTTAGTTCTATTATTTGATTTGAGATTCCACCCAAATCCTGGCTTAGAACATTAGTTGCAACAGAAGCGTGAGATATTGTTCCTTGATTAAAAGATACCACGTGAAAAACATATGTTCCTTCTTCTTTTGGAGTATAATCTAGATAGTATAATCCCTGATGAAGTGTTGAAAACGCATTAGATATTGTTTCTACCTTTCCTGAAGGTAAGTGAATGTGAGTTGTTTGAAGTAATTCTTTTGGATCATCACCAATTAACAAACCATCACTTGTAGTTTGTACAAATATTCTAAATGGATTGTTAATTGCTGCGGTCTCCGGAGCAAACACAGATGTGAGTACATGTCGTTCTATTGGTATTTCCATCAGATCTGTTGTAGACGTAAATTTTACATCTAGTTTTTGAGAGATTCCATTTTGCTCAGTACTAATTACTTCTATAGTATATGTACCAAATGGAAAGCTAGAAGTTGGTTTTGGCCATATTAGTAATACATGATTAAAAGAACCATCATCAGTAGTAGTTAATTGATCAAATCCTACAATAGTATCATCTGGTGAAAATAATCTAATTATCAAGGTTTCATCGGGCTGACCTTTTCCATATACAAAAAGAGGTTGTCCTTCGGAATAAACTTGGCTGGTAGTAGATATTTCTAATTCTGAAAATGCTTCATTGACAGGAATAATTAATAATAAAATAAAAGACAATAACAAAATTTGTGATTTCAATTTAAAATAATTGAATAATATCTCCTAGATATTGCTTCTGGAAAAATGATCTATAACTTACGTTAAGTGTTGATTCAAAAAAAAGAAAAAAAGGAAAATGTGAACTAGTTTCTTACTGTACGATTATTGTCGTAGTTACTGGTGGTGATAATGCCGTTGGATTATCAACAGATTCCCAGACAAATGCAGTGGCAGTATAAGTGCCAGCGTCAGTTGGGATCCATGATAAAGCAGGGCTGAATGATTGACCAGCGGATAATGAACCTGTAATCCATGCTAGTGAGACTGTAACACCGTTACCATCCTGAATCTGTACCAAGTAGGCAAATGCTTGCTCTCTATCCTGACCATTTGCTAGGTCGGCAGTTATTTGCACCTGTTGATCAACGTTAACAGTGCTTAAGCTGTTACCGAATGCGTCAACAACTCTCAAGTTAGCAGCTGGTGCTCTCTCAAGAGGTGGTACAACCGTACCGATTAGCGAAGTGGCAGTAATATCAAGTTCATCTGCTGTTGTGTATGGATTAGGCAATGTATTGTCTGAATATTCTGCAGTGACAGTGTCACCTTCTGCGACTCTGAGTCTGTGACCAGATGATTCGTCAGTAGTTGTGAAGAACACAGTACCTTCGAATATTCCGGTTGCCTCATTAGTCTCAGTTACAGTTAGATCAATACCTCCGGCATCGGAGTCAGACCACACGTCAGCGTTGAAATTATCAACTGCTTCTGGGTTTAAGTTCATATCTGGATCAATTACTCTTACAACACCTGTACCGCTTGCTGGGTAGCTTGCTTCAAGCCACTGAACCTCACCAATATTCCATCTGATTAATGCTGAGCCGACAATAGTCTCATCCTCTGAGAATTCAAAGGAGATAGTTATGCCGTCATCATCATCAGCTGGCAACAGTCCATCTGTTGGACCAGTGCCAGAAGGAGAAGTGGTTGTTACATCATTACCATTTGTACCAGTTGTGGTATCGCCATCAGCATTATGTGTAAAGCCGGTAAGAATTACCTCACCAGTGAAAATGCCTGTGTCAGTACCAGTTTCGACTAGTTTGTAGTTGTTGAGTTTGTTACCTCTAGTTGAGACCTTTATTGGGTCTTCATTAGTGTCACCAATCTCATCGACTAGGTTGCTATCGAAGTTGTGATCTGGGGCTACAATAGTAATGTATACTTTATCAGTCCATGTGTAAACTTTTTGGTCAAGCTCTACAGTTGCTCCGAAGTTTGAAGTAAAGAGTGTCAAGTTGACATCTTCGTCTTCGTCACCTACGTAGTCAGATCCGGATGGACCCCAATCGCTGTACTCGAGGACAATTTCTTCTCCTCTTTCTAGTTTGTCACCATCTAATTCTGAAGGAATTTCGACGACAATCTGGAAGATTCCAGTGCTGTCACCTGTTTCTCTAAAGTTAGATGGTTCTGGGTCGAAGTTGGCTCCTTGTCCGTCAGCGTCACCCATGGTAACGGTTGCGGCATCAGAGTCCCATTCAATTAAGTCCAAGTCATATGTCTCAGCCTGGTCATTGTCCAAATCGAAGTCTGGCTCAATGAGGGTCAAGATCATGTCGGATCCAATAATATACACTGATTTGTCAGATTGTAATACACCGTTTCTTAGGTCAAAGGTAGCAGAATCAGTTACAGTATTGATATCACCTGATGCATCAGCTGGATCAGTGTATTCTACTTGGAGAATATCTCCTTGTAAGATACAGTAATCACCAGTAGTTGCGGCAACATCAAATCTGTCTGTTTCGGCAGTACCTGAACCATCAAGGTTAGTCCATACACTTGTTGTGCTTGGACAAACAGTACTTGCTGGACCATCGGTATATCTAATGACTATATCAGATTCAAATATTCCTGCATCTGGTGCAATTTCGCCCATTGGACCAAATTGTCTGACATCTTTAAGATTAACATTATTGGTATCAATTGTACCTGCTAATGCTGCTGGACCACCAGCAAAACCGAGTACGACTGCTGAAGAACCTCTTAATACAGAGATCTTAACAGGTCCGTTACCGGCTGTGCTGTTGGTTCCTATAATGTCTTCACCACTTGCGGATGTATTGAAGTCTGGATCATTAACTCTGACGTGAATTGTTAGATCTCCGCTACCAATAAACTCACCAGATTGAAGTCCTGAACCAGAACGTGCTGTTCCAGCTGTATTCATTCCAGTTTGATGGATTGGGAATAAGGATCTTCCATCTGGGGTTGTATCAGTATCAGTACTAAAGTTGTCTGGGACACCAAATGGTACTGGGTAAACGGTTCGATCGAGACTGACGGATCCAGTGTTAGCGCGAACGCCTGCACCGTCACCTACTTCAATGACTTCACCAGATGCATCTCTAAAGTCAACATAGTTGACTTCAATATCGAGACCGGTGACAGATTCAGTTGTAGTTGAACCTGATCTACACCATGCTCCTGGGATTTGGAAATCACCTACAAATATACCAGTTTCAGGTCCAGTTTCAACCAGAGTAAATCCAGTTGCAGCTAATCCTGTATCTGTTACACCTGCGTTAGATAATGCTGTTGCGCATGCACTAACTGTTGGTGTTGTCCATTTTTGATCATCAAAAGTGACATCTAATAATCTACCAAGATCATCGCCAGTAGATAGTATAGTTGATGTAGAGTTGCTTCCAACAACATCACGTAAGCTACCTCCTGCGGAAATTGTAGTATAGATATCCACTAAGTCAGAATCGACGTTAAGATCTAAGTCTTGTAGTGTAATTATAACTGTGTCAGCATTCTTGTATGATTCTGCATTGAAAGACACAACACCTGAGTGACTTGGAGCTGCTTGTTGATCAGCGACTTGAGTTGTAACACCATCTGCACCTAAGTCGTTATAGTTGACTCTAGGTGAGTCTTCATCAGTTAGATCTTCAATGACGATGAAGTTTGGATCATCGGCAATTGGAGTTAGATCTGAGTAGGTGTTTACGTCAAGTATGTTTAGCTGATTAATCATGACAAATTCCAAACTACCTGCAAAGGTAGATGTATTATCGCCTGTTTCTTCTGCTTCGATTCTTACAATCTGGTTAGCTACTCTGTCTCCAGCTGCTAATCCATCATTCAAGTATCCAAAGGAGAAGAAATCTACTACAATAGCATCAGTTGTTTGTGTTGTTGTTATACCTCCTGTTACACTACTTACTATCAATAAACCGACTTGGTTAGTTCCAGTAGTACTATCGAATAGTTGAGCGTTAGTAGCGGTTGAATTGAGTAATGTCAAGCTTTGTGGGTTGACGTTATCTGCAATCAATAAACTGCTAACGTGCGCAGTAGTTGTAATATTATTAGTTGCTGTGTTGATTATGTTACCTGTACTGTTCAATAGATAAACATCGAATGTACCTGTAGTATTCAAACTCCTAAGATCTAAGTTAAGGAAGTTGAAACCATGGAAAGTACCTCCAATTGGATTTCTAATTGAATTTCTAAGTTCATCAATCGTTGTTCGCAAATCGATAACAAGTCCATTAGATGTACCAGAACCTGTTTGAGTGAGGATTGCTCTTTCACTAAACTTGTCAACACTTATAGTTGTTGCAATTCCTGTTGCTGGGACATTTAATGTTGTTGTCGTATTTGCGGAAGTACCGTTGAATGATTGCCATGTTCCCCAAATAGCTTTTGGTGCTGTTAAACCTGCTTCACCCAATGTAAATGGATCACCAGTTTGAAGTGCTGGAATCAATGTTACATTAGTATCAAACAAGTCTAGATCTTCATCAGCTCGGCTATTTTTGTTAGCATCATTGTCAACGATGACTACTGGAATCTCTTCACCAGAGGTCCATTCAGCATCTGTTGGTTGTATATCGACGGTTGCAAAGCCAAATCCTACAAGAACTGTTACTGGGGACGCATTATAATCAACAGTTGCAGAGGTTCCCCTTGCTGCATTGCTGGTTATTTTTAGAACAGAGTTATCTGATTCATCATATGTACCAAATATACCACTGTTT
This window encodes:
- a CDS encoding ubiquinol-cytochrome c reductase iron-sulfur subunit translates to MSEQGTKKSGGLSRRDFLKLMGAAGTGLAFAPFVPFGNFMPNPSQATLEKVKVILPDGTQANVKTFPINHSEVITYPSTGDPALDAEAFRKWQFIRLPQELGGDKQNVSSFRAYSMVCLHLWCLWKYWPEEGRKRGECPCHGSMYDPTTGTAFAGPASLQAAPSNTLAQLNFESDADGFLWVLPPTWGVNDNGVIGYGRFAS
- a CDS encoding S8 family serine peptidase; the protein is MPKVAILFCILLVSGMFVNSYAYVGGDIPLENKITSNNSVLFDSDIIKINSDFFKQNNFKRYIIFGTDSDSNFLKNNSLYGIESGGGFFYVAVLPENSISNFISKGYTVIEDFKLDFHSDISILDASRIGEITGSTLAQTKYNVNGQGIKIGIVDTGVDFSNLDIRSSLARDKNNHPIMLDADGQGIILTNSTFFAFIDKDGIIRNNTKPLPEEMTSSVYQTRDGIFLNISQNGKGTKIPIYNSFFPQSGNAPIFEGILDTDMKIGNDNRNYIKSKSGIYHFGVMYQGGLEGPLARIQVVPILVVDSNTAGVYDTIIPDMSTSWEDYTRFDLKSGERPKYDFDFTDEKPIILGSGNEFLVYDSNGDGKADYSAGTVGAQVLDVYGVIQNKTSDIDKTLNAINGTLLPAFDSKGMFFGVMTDFAGHGTSSASSITSKGNQTYDIYNNTSKFTITGVAPGAKIVPVKSLWVGDTVYAWLWLSGFDSNDHSWNFTGKPRVDIISNSWGISNFPSFNSAPGMDILSIILSILATPHSLDDNYPGITIVSSAGNSGHGYGTIGMPNSSPFGITVGATTNNVYVGYGPFKDQPRFGNGTFHFNDVVDFSSRGPGIIGDPKPDLMSIGAHGFTPSNVIKTKKDSKDESFSLFGGTSMAAPLVSGSAALLMEGLNKQSKDYDSFTIKNILMSTAKDLQNDPFTQGSGLVDASVALSFVNGEDGKFIVYNDVSYNNIKEILKSPLETINSTSLGFEKFEFPTKTMPMTSWFAGQLHPGESTKTTFTIENPTDNPIQISIKPTTISLIKNTLYDGTTKVQQKDPMLNKSDAFIPNYIKLSDVKNPKELGEFFDNNSIPAESSLMILNLNFPFDNFMNKTDVLYANDMKISSLYLYDWIDKNNDTNVSSNELLMVSRAGSWGTVQELRISEPNEKFKGIPLVGVYPTPTRYSYYLGDTKQNSTSMEYTLSASYYQKDKWSVIWPEFETITVPANDVAKLNVSLIAQNDFQSGNYQGFISFEGKNHTVNTPVSFVVKEPINQKDSLVLIDGKQSNDILYGNGYVKGAFDMANRYMAGDWRQYYFDVVDDSINSAAIELSWKSDDTNLSVFVVDPKGKIIQSNMPSGVFGHFLGWPSLDWLGNSVFSQGGGFYPVKNKDNNSTVLYVPINQTGTYSLLAHTTLFGGDETTESITLAAKFSNISSKNQPLQTQLNNTEIMSTFKNETNSEIIDQTITNNSQTITNDSQIIINDNNDNSSFNIGLSIGIGVGIAIGIVLFLILRQKQTNY
- a CDS encoding beta strand repeat-containing protein; this encodes MNNEIGRKITSLTLMTIMLAGGLTFAAPSMMPVAHAANANLFVSAENSQFNNYMSGPQVIEVVVIDSDINDTDEAKGEPDVTVNGKKLRMVQAVDGNWYGYFADKTMATTADQTVVGKTTGEGLDFGTFCSSATLLDPSNLNVTVSETVGIAVGAGVTGGTQGTTSPFTACTTFTAGDTQNVIREQKAANGFPTSARVGQIGIDADVWPFIQLYTLTTGGNVVIQYNKGGGVQTTTLTFDTVDQFSGVSLDRTTYPQKAQVHATITDLWLNIDPTDEDSWTFGANSTNSEKGTYYQVFNENGGSDGDQEALGVINIDSALGNLMCEDNCRLLVNVNKQGATNPVLTLQDNGDTVLLLNGTDANLASKFQVNNTDSTNAGGPGHTFLGINTVPVTITEQGPNSGIFGTYDESDNSVLKITSNAARGTSATVDYNASPVTVLVGFGFATVDIQPTDAEWTSGEEIPVVIVDNDANKNSRADEDLDLFDTNVTLIPALQTGDPFTLGEAGLTAPKAIWGTWQSFNGTSANTTTTLNVPATGIATTISVDKFSERAILTQTGSGTSNGLVIDLRTTIDELRNSIRNPIGGTFHGFNFLNLDLRSLNTTGTFDVYLLNSTGNIINTATNNITTTAHVSSLLIADNVNPQSLTLLNSTATNAQLFDSTTGTNQVGLLIVSSVTGGITTTQTTDAIVVDFFSFGYLNDGLAAGDRVANQIVRIEAEETGDNTSTFAGSLEFVMINQLNILDVNTYSDLTPIADDPNFIVIEDLTDEDSPRVNYNDLGADGVTTQVADQQAAPSHSGVVSFNAESYKNADTVIITLQDLDLNVDSDLVDIYTTISAGGSLRDVVGSNSTSTILSTGDDLGRLLDVTFDDQKWTTPTVSACATALSNAGVTDTGLAATGFTLVETGPETGIFVGDFQIPGAWCRSGSTTTESVTGLDIEVNYVDFRDASGEVIEVGDGAGVRANTGSVSLDRTVYPVPFGVPDNFSTDTDTTPDGRSLFPIHQTGMNTAGTARSGSGLQSGEFIGSGDLTIHVRVNDPDFNTSASGEDIIGTNSTAGNGPVKISVLRGSSAVVLGFAGGPAALAGTIDTNNVNLKDVRQFGPMGEIAPDAGIFESDIVIRYTDGPASTVCPSTTSVWTNLDGSGTAETDRFDVAATTGDYCILQGDILQVEYTDPADASGDINTVTDSATFDLRNGVLQSDKSVYIIGSDMILTLIEPDFDLDNDQAETYDLDLIEWDSDAATVTMGDADGQGANFDPEPSNFRETGDSTGIFQIVVEIPSELDGDKLERGEEIVLEYSDWGPSGSDYVGDEDEDVNLTLFTSNFGATVELDQKVYTWTDKVYITIVAPDHNFDSNLVDEIGDTNEDPIKVSTRGNKLNNYKLVETGTDTGIFTGEVILTGFTHNADGDTTTGTNGNDVTTTSPSGTGPTDGLLPADDDDGITISFEFSEDETIVGSALIRWNIGEVQWLEASYPASGTGVVRVIDPDMNLNPEAVDNFNADVWSDSDAGGIDLTVTETNEATGIFEGTVFFTTTDESSGHRLRVAEGDTVTAEYSDNTLPNPYTTADELDITATSLIGTVVPPLERAPAANLRVVDAFGNSLSTVNVDQQVQITADLANGQDREQAFAYLVQIQDGNGVTVSLAWITGSLSAGQSFSPALSWIPTDAGTYTATAFVWESVDNPTALSPPVTTTIIVQ